The Caulobacter sp. 73W region GTCTGGACCCGCCGCGGAGAGGACGAGGCGACGGTTTTTCTTGTCGCCCACATGCTCGGGCAGCCAGACCTCGAGCACTCCCGCGCGGTCCTTGATGCGCCACTGGGCGCCAGGGCCGGGCGGGCCGTCCTTCTGGACCCACGTCCCGACGTAATCGGCTGGTCCGGCCGCCAACGCCATGGCCGGAGCCGCGCAGAGGGCGGCGATCAGGAGGGGGATGCGCATGAGGAAGCTCCTTTGTCGCCTCAACCTGCCATTGTGGCGGGGCGATGTGCGTTAAATCGTGGTCATCCTTGAATTTGACCAGGCTGAGGCGCCGAAGCGGGGGCTGCGCGCCCGCGAGGGGGCAGGCTGACGCAACGTCAGCCAAAACGTGACTTGTCAGTTCGATCCAAGTCACTTTTATAATGCGACCCATGGGGCGTCAGACCCCGTGGGAGAACGCTCATGACCTATATCCTTGGTGGCGCGCAGACCGATTTCTCGGCCAACTGGACCCGACAGGGCATGGAGATGGCCGACGCCTTCGCCGACGTCGTGCGCCAGGGCCTGGAGTCGACCGGCCTTGATGCCGAAGATGTCGATTGCGGCCACGTCGGCAATTTCGTCGGCGATCTCTTCGCGGGGCAGGGGCTGCTGGGCGGCTTCTTCGGTCTGGTTCATCCGGCCTGGGACGGCCTGCCGACCGCGCGCCATGAAGCGGCCTGCGCCTCGGGCAGCGTGGCGATCCTCGCCGCCGCGGCCGAGATTGAGGCTGGACGCTATGATCTGGCCTGCGTCGTGGGCCTGGAGCAGATGCGCAACGTCCCTGGACGATTGGCGGCGCAGCACCTGGGCGCCGCGGCCTGGGCCGGTCACGAGTATCAGGACGCCCAGTATGTCTGGCCGCGCGCCTTCTCCGAGCTGAACGAAGAATACGATCGCCGCTTCGGCATCGACTATCGCCACCTGATGCGCATCAGCGAGATCAACTTCGCCAACGGCAAGCGCAATCCCAACGCCCAGACCCGCCAATGGGCCTTCACGCCCGAAAGCTTCACCGCCGACGACGAGGCCAACCCCGTCGTCGAGGGGCGCACCCGCAAGCAAGACTGCGGGCAGGTGACCGACGGCGCGGCCGTGGTCTTCCTCGCCTCCCCCCGTCGCGCCGCCGAGTACGCCAAGGCGCGCGGCGTCAGCCTGGACAGCCTGCCACGCATCAAGGGCTGGGGCCATCGCTCGGCGCCGATCAGCTACGAGGCCAAGATCCGCGCCAGCCGCGATCAGCCTTACGTCTTTCCGCAGGTGCGCCGCGCCATCGAGGAAGCCCGCGCCCGCGCTGGGGTGACCGCCCTGGACCAGATCGACGTCGTCGAGACCCACGACTGCTTCGCCATGACCGAATACATGGCCATCGACCATCTGGGCCTGACCGCGCCGGGCGAAAGCTGGAAGGCGGTGGAGGACGGCTCCATCGAGATCGGCGGCCGCCTGCCGATCAATCCGTCAGGCGGGCTGATCGGCCTGGGCCACCCGGTGGGCGCCACCGGCGTGCGCATGGCGCTGGACGCCTTCAAACAGGTGACCGGGACCGCCGGCGATTATCAGGTCGAAGGCGCCAAGACCTGCCAGACCCTGAACATCGGCGGCTCCACCACCACCACGGTGAGCCTGGTCATCGGCGTCTGACGCCATGGACCGCCGCACCCTTCTCGCGGCCGCGGCCGCTTCTTCGTTCATCGCAAAAGAGGCCTTCGCCTCGGAGAGACCCATGTCGCGTCGCTTTCAGATCCTCGACTCCGTGATCGCCGCCTGGCGGGCCAAGGATATCGACGCGGCCCTGTCGCACATGCACGACGACATCGTCTGGCACTACGCCGCCGCCATCGCTCCGCCGCTGAAGGGCAAGGCGCAGGCTCGCAAGTTCCTGGAGAACTTCGCCTCGCAGATCGCCGAAGTGAAGTGGCGTATCTTCGACTACGCCGAGACCGGCGACCGCCTCTTTGTCGAAGGGGTGGACGAGTACATCGCCAAGGACGGCGCCCGCGTCGCCGCGCCCTATGCCGGCGTGGTCGAGTTCAACGGCGACCTGATCATCGGCTGGCGAGACTACTTCGATCGCGGCGTGGTCGAGGGGATGAAGGCCGGCGGGACCGCCTCGGCCCAGGTCGAGCAACTGATCGCCCGCCCGAGCGCGTCATGAGCGCCGCGCTGAAACTGGATGACGTGCGCGCCGCACCCATGCGCGAGGCCAAGCTGCTGCCCGTCGACCTCGACGTCGATCGCCGCGCGGACGGCACGATCTACATCGCCTCGCGCGTGCCGCTGAAGGCCTATGAGGCCGACATCCCCGCCGCCTTCGCGCGGCGCGCCGCCC contains the following coding sequences:
- a CDS encoding limonene-1,2-epoxide hydrolase family protein; the protein is MSRRFQILDSVIAAWRAKDIDAALSHMHDDIVWHYAAAIAPPLKGKAQARKFLENFASQIAEVKWRIFDYAETGDRLFVEGVDEYIAKDGARVAAPYAGVVEFNGDLIIGWRDYFDRGVVEGMKAGGTASAQVEQLIARPSAS
- a CDS encoding acetyl-CoA acetyltransferase, whose amino-acid sequence is MTYILGGAQTDFSANWTRQGMEMADAFADVVRQGLESTGLDAEDVDCGHVGNFVGDLFAGQGLLGGFFGLVHPAWDGLPTARHEAACASGSVAILAAAAEIEAGRYDLACVVGLEQMRNVPGRLAAQHLGAAAWAGHEYQDAQYVWPRAFSELNEEYDRRFGIDYRHLMRISEINFANGKRNPNAQTRQWAFTPESFTADDEANPVVEGRTRKQDCGQVTDGAAVVFLASPRRAAEYAKARGVSLDSLPRIKGWGHRSAPISYEAKIRASRDQPYVFPQVRRAIEEARARAGVTALDQIDVVETHDCFAMTEYMAIDHLGLTAPGESWKAVEDGSIEIGGRLPINPSGGLIGLGHPVGATGVRMALDAFKQVTGTAGDYQVEGAKTCQTLNIGGSTTTTVSLVIGV